Genomic DNA from uncultured Flavobacterium sp.:
TATGCTGTATACCACGGACCAAAAGGATTACAATACATTGCTAACAAAGTTCACGCATCGGCGGTTACTACCGCTGAAGCTTTAAATAAACTAGGAGTTTTCCAAACTAACACAGTTTTCTTCGATACTATTTTGGTAAAAGCAGATGCTCAAAAAGTAAAAGCTATTGCTGAAAAAAACGAAGTAAACTTCTTCTATGTTGATGCCGATACGATTTCTATTTCGTTAAACGAAACAACTTCAATTGCCGACATGAACCAAATTATTGCCATTTTTGCTGAAGCTTTAGGAAAAGAAACTTTTACTGTTTCTGAATTAGCAACTGCAAGTCAATTACCTGCTTCATTAGAAAGAACTTCTTCTTTCTTAACGCATGATGTATTTAACAACCATCATTCAGAAAGTCAGTTAATGCGTTACATCAAAAAATTAGAGCGTAAAGATTTATCGTTGAATCATTCAATGATTTCATTAGGTTCTTGTACGATGAAATTAAACGCGGCTTCAGAAATGCTTCCTTTATCAATGCCAAACTGGAACAGCATTCACCCTTTTGTACCTGTAGAACAAGCTGAAGGTTATATCACGATGCTTAAAAAATTAGAGGAGCAATTAAATGTAATTACCGGATTTGCCGGAACTACATTACAACCAAACTCAGGAGCTCAAGGAGAATATGCAGGTTTAATGGCTATTCGTGCTTACCATTTATCAAGAAACGAAGGTCACCGTAATGTATGTTTAATTCCTTCATCAGCTCACGGAACCAATCCTGCTTCTGCAGCTATGGCCGGAATGAAAATCATCGTTACTAAAACTACTCCGGAAGGAAATATTGATGTAGAAGATTTAAGAGAAAAAGCTATTGAACATAAAGATGATTTATCTTGTTTAATGGTAACTTATCCATCTACTCACGGAGTTTTCGAATCTTCAATTATTGAAATTACAAAATTAATCCACGACAATGGCGGATTAGTATATATGGATGGTGCAAACATGAACGCACAAGTTGGATTAACAAATCCTGCTACGATTGGTGCTGACGTTTGTCACTTAAACTTACACAAAACATTCGCTATTCCTCACGGTGGTGGTGGACCTGGAGTTGGACCAATTTGTGTGAACGAAAAACTAGTTCCATTTTTACCAACAAACCCAATCTTAAAAGTAGGCGGTGAACAAGCAATTACAGCTATTTCATCTGCACCTTACGGATCTGCTTTAGTATGTTTAATTTCTTATGGTTACATCACAATGATGGGTGCTGACGGATTAAAAAGCGCTACAGAACATGCCATTTTGAATGCTAACTATATGAAAGCCCGTTTTGAAGGACACTACCCAATTCTTTATACCGGAGAATGCGGAAGAGCTGCTCACGAAATGATTTTAGATTGTCGTTCGTTCAAAGAAAACGGAATTGAAGTTGGTGATATCGCGAAACGTTTGATGGATTACGGTTTCCACGCTCCTACGGTTTCTTTCCCTGTAGCAGGAACTTTAATGATTGAACCAACTGAATCTGAAGATTTAGCAGAGTTAGATCGTTTTTGTGATGCTCTTATTTCAATTAGAAAAGAGATTGAAGCTGCAACAGCCGATGACAAAAACAATGTATTGAAAAATGCACCTCATACATTGGCAATGTTAACTACAGATACTTGGGATTTCCCTTACTCTAGAGAAAAAGCGGCTTACCCATTAGAATACATTGCTGACAATAAATTCTGGCCATCTGTTCGTCGTGTAGATGATGCATATGGTGACAGAAACTTAGTTTGTAGCTGTGCTCCAATCGAAGCTTATATGGAAAACTAAGAAATAGTTTTCTTACACATATTCAAACCCGACAGATTTTAAAAATCTGTCGGGTTTATTTTTTGTTTCAGGTTTCTCAACGTAACGTGAAAGTTGAGTTTTTTCTAAAAACAAAAAATTGAGGTATTTTTCATCATATCCTCAAAATACATCAAAAAAAAATTTCTGCCACCATTAATCTCAAACGTTTGAAATCTCGGTTAAACCCAAATTTCATTAATAAATAAACAATATATCCCATAAATAATTATTATTTCATAATTATATGCATGCATAGTATTTTTTATGATAGTTATCATGATTTTATTTATACTTTAGCAATAAATTTACCGGATAATTGAGGAATAATGAAAATAAAAATAATAGGTATAGGAAGTTATATTCCTAATAAAGAAGTAAGCAATACTGACTTTGGCGATCATGTTTTTTTAAATGAAGACGGAACTCCTTTTGGTTACCCTAACGAAGTTGTAATAAAAAAATTTAAAGGCATTACCGGTATCGAAAATCGTCGTTATGCCGAAGACCAACATACCTCATCTGATTTAGCATATTTCGCCGCTGAAAGAGCTCTTGAAAATGCAAAAATCGATCGCGAAACTTTAGACTATATCATTTTCGCACATAATTTTGGTGATGTAAAATCAGGGACAAATCAATCTGATATTTTACCGAGTTTAGCAACACGTGTTAAAAACAAATTAGACATCAAAAACCCTAAATGTGTAGCTTACGATATTCTTTTTGGATGTCCGGGCTGGATTGAAGGTGTTTTACAAGCCAATGCATTCATTAAATCAGGAATGGCAAAAAGAGTTTTGGTAATTGGTGCCGAAACTTTATCAAGAGTTGTAGATGATCATGATCGTGATTCTATGATTTATTCTGATGGTGCCGGAGCTTCAATTTT
This window encodes:
- the gcvP gene encoding aminomethyl-transferring glycine dehydrogenase, yielding MKTDAFALRHIGPRETDLQHMLQTIGVESIEQLVYETLPDDIRLKAPLNLDPAMTEYEFANHIQELGKKNKVFKSYIGLGYHPTIVPAPIQRNIFENPGWYTAYTPYQAEIAQGRLEAILNFQTTVIELTGMEIANASLLDEGTAAAEAMALLFDVRTRDQKKNNTNKFFVSEEILPQTLSILQTRSTPIGIELVVGNHETFDFSNEFFGAILQYPGKYGQVNDYSAFVAKAKENEIKVAFAADILSLAALTSPGEMGAAVVVGTSQRFGVPMGYGGPHAAFFATKDEYKRSMPGRIIGVSIDVNGNRALRMALGTREQHIKREKATSNICTAQVLLAVMAGMYAVYHGPKGLQYIANKVHASAVTTAEALNKLGVFQTNTVFFDTILVKADAQKVKAIAEKNEVNFFYVDADTISISLNETTSIADMNQIIAIFAEALGKETFTVSELATASQLPASLERTSSFLTHDVFNNHHSESQLMRYIKKLERKDLSLNHSMISLGSCTMKLNAASEMLPLSMPNWNSIHPFVPVEQAEGYITMLKKLEEQLNVITGFAGTTLQPNSGAQGEYAGLMAIRAYHLSRNEGHRNVCLIPSSAHGTNPASAAMAGMKIIVTKTTPEGNIDVEDLREKAIEHKDDLSCLMVTYPSTHGVFESSIIEITKLIHDNGGLVYMDGANMNAQVGLTNPATIGADVCHLNLHKTFAIPHGGGGPGVGPICVNEKLVPFLPTNPILKVGGEQAITAISSAPYGSALVCLISYGYITMMGADGLKSATEHAILNANYMKARFEGHYPILYTGECGRAAHEMILDCRSFKENGIEVGDIAKRLMDYGFHAPTVSFPVAGTLMIEPTESEDLAELDRFCDALISIRKEIEAATADDKNNVLKNAPHTLAMLTTDTWDFPYSREKAAYPLEYIADNKFWPSVRRVDDAYGDRNLVCSCAPIEAYMEN
- a CDS encoding ketoacyl-ACP synthase III produces the protein MKIKIIGIGSYIPNKEVSNTDFGDHVFLNEDGTPFGYPNEVVIKKFKGITGIENRRYAEDQHTSSDLAYFAAERALENAKIDRETLDYIIFAHNFGDVKSGTNQSDILPSLATRVKNKLDIKNPKCVAYDILFGCPGWIEGVLQANAFIKSGMAKRVLVIGAETLSRVVDDHDRDSMIYSDGAGASILEASDDEAGLLSYESATFANEEANFLYFGKSYNPDLNPDIKYIKMYGRKIYEFALSQVPCAMKNCLDKSGIPIDEVKKILIHQANEKMDEAIIARFYKLYDKTAPENIMPMSIHDLGNSSVATVPTLYDLLIQGKLENHEIKKGDVVIFASVGAGMNVNAFVYRY